A stretch of the Mastacembelus armatus unplaced genomic scaffold, fMasArm1.2, whole genome shotgun sequence genome encodes the following:
- the LOC113140192 gene encoding NACHT, LRR and PYD domains-containing protein 3-like isoform X2, translating into MTPEELLNTLEDLGDEEFTKFKWFLQQPDSLRGFPGMKKGRVQTTTRWDTVTLMVQTYRLPGALEVTRKVLEKINRNDLVQSLTASSSGPKDVLVPVPEPQPITYYQHVLRSNFQDKFMCAQEGWAEDKQRLADIYTELYITAGNDVHINAQHEVRHIEMAATQTDTEKPLKPSDMFKHHSGEYRPIKTVLTNGIAGIGKTLLVQKFVLDWAEERTNQDVHLIFPFSFRQLNPVRGQRFSLAELIHECIPETVDIKEEALNYIFTALQSSGNTNYDKSRFKLLFVFDGLDESRLHLDLHGDDIGSIDATTSTTVDLLLRKLINRKLLRSARIWITTRPAAANQIPREFVDSMTEVRGFSDPQKDEYFRKRFRGEEQASRALSHIRSSRSLHIMCHIPVFCWITATVLQDLLGTRERGELPNTLTEMYTEFLVFQIGRTKEKYGPEKCVQYIKSLAKLAFRQLEKGNLIFYEKDLKESGVDFSEASVFSGVFTEIFKEERGKKNKDKIFSFVHLSVQEFLAAFYVRMSLINSNKNVLPQPRLSLQNLQQLFIKTSTAKTHRMAIDKALQSPNGHLDLFLRFLLGLSLQTNQDKLQDLLKKTDSSSQTNEKTVQYIKKKISENLSSERSINLFHCLNELKDRSLVEEIQHFLTSGSLSTTDLSPAQWSALAFILLSSGKDLDVFDLNKYSASSEEALLRLLPVVKASHKAVLSGCNLSERSCEALASVLSSQSSSLRELDLSNNDLLDSGVKLLSDGLGSPGCRLESLSLSGCQVTEEGCASLASALRSNPSHLRELDLSYNHPGDSGVKLLFAGPEDPHWRLDTLRVEQCGEKRMKPGVRKWACEPEVDTNTVNTNLRLSDNNRKVTQVKEQQPYPDHPDRFDYYPQMLGRDGLTGRCYWEVKWGGRVHLSVAYRGISRRGKCLDCLFGFNDHSWSLICSDGGYSVCHNNWRKALYHFPSSNRAAVYLDWAAGTLSFYRVSSDTLTHLHTFSTTFTEPLYPGFGFRSSGSSVSLCSP; encoded by the exons ATGACACCAGAGGAGCTCCTGAATACTCTGGAAGATTTGGGAGATGAGGAATTCACCAAATTCAAGTGGTTCCTGCAGCAGCCCGACAGCCTCCGAGGCTTCCCCGGCATGAAGAAGGGCCGAGTGCAGACCACAACGCGGTGGGACACGGTGACTCTGATGGTGCAGACATACAGACTTCCTGGAGCCCTGGAGGTGACCAGGAAGGTTTTAGAGAAGATCAACAGGAACGACCTGGTGCAGAGTTTGACAGCCAGCAGCTCAGGACCAAAAG ATGTGCTGGTTCCGGTCCCAGAGCCACAGCCCATCACATATTACCAGCACGTGCTTCGATCAAACTTCCAGGACAAGTTTATGTGTGCACAAGAAGGCTGGGCAGAAGATAAACAGCGTCTGGCTGATATCTACACAGAGCTGTACATCACAGCCGGGAACGACGTCCACATCAACGCTCAGCATGAGGTCCGACACATCGAAATGGCAGCGACGCAGACGGACACAGAGAAACCGCTGAAACCCAGCGACATGTTCAAACACCATTCTGGAGAATACAGGcccataaaaacagtgctgaccaatGGGATCGCTGGAATTGGAAAAACACTCCTTGTGCAGAAGTTTGTgttggactgggctgaagaACGAACCAATCAGGATGTGCATCTCATTTTCCCCTTCAGCTTCCGTCAGCTGAACCCAGTGAGGGGACAGAGGTTTAGTTTGGCCGAGCTGATTCATGAATGTATCCCAGAAACTGTGGACATCAAGGAGGAGGCTCTGAACTACATCTTTACAGCGCTACAGTCATCAGGAAACACCAACTATGACAAGAGCAGATTCAAGCTTCTGTTTGTCTTTGACGGACTGGACGAGAGCCGCCTGCACCTGGACCTTCACGGCGATGACATTGGCTCTATTGATGCAACGACGTCAACTACAGTCGATCTTCTGCTGAGGAAGCTCATCAATAGGAAACTGCTGCGCTCTGCTCGCATCTGGATAACCACACGACCcgcagcagccaatcagatccctCGGGAGTTTGTGGACAGCATGACCGAGGTCAGAGGGTTCAGCGACCCGCAGAAGGAcgagtacttcaggaagaggttcagAGGTGAGGAGCAGGCCAGCAGGGCCCTCTCCCACATCAGGAgctcacgaagcctccacatcatgtgccacatcccggtcttctgctggatcactgctacagttctgcAGGATCTGTTGGGAACCAGAGAGCGAGGAGAGCTGCCCAACACTCTGACTGAGATGTACACCGAGTTCCTGGTGTTTCAGATCGGTCGGACCAAAGAGAAGTACGGTCCAGAAAAGTGCGTTCAGTACATTAAGTCGTTGGCAAAACTGGCTTTTCGGCAGCTGGAAAAGGGAAACCTGATCTTCTACGAGAAAGATCTGAAAGAAAGCGGAGTTGATTTCAGTGAAGCCTCAGTGTTCTCAGGAGTGTTCACCGAGATCTTTAAAGAAGAGcgtggaaagaaaaacaaagacaagataTTCAGCTTTGTGCATCTGAgcgttcaggagtttctggctgcttTTTATGTGAGAATGTCACTgatcaacagcaacaaaaatgtgCTGCCTCAGCCACGACTGTCACTGCAGAACCTACAACAGCTTTTCATCAAAACCTCCACAGCAAAGACCCACAGAATGGCCATTGACAAGGCTTTGCAGAGTCCAAACGGACACTTGGACCTGTTCCTTCGCTTCCTCCTGGGTCTTTCTCTGCAGACCAATCAGGACAAACTACAGGACCTGCTAAAGAAGACAGACAGTAGCTCACAGACCAATGAGAAAACAGTCCAATACATCAAGAAAAAGATCAGCGAGAATCTGTCTTCAGAGAGAAGCATCAACCTGTTCCActgtctgaatgaactgaaggatCGTTCTCTAGTGGAGGAGATCCAGCACTTCCTGACATCAGGAAGTCTCTCCACAACGGATCTGTCTCCTGCTCAGTGGTCAGCTCTGGCCTTCATCCTACTGTCATCGGGAAAAGACCTGGACGTGTTTGACCTGAACAAATACTCAGCCTCTTCAGAGGAGGCtcttctgaggctgctgccagtggTCAAAGCCTCCCACAAAGCTGT GCTGAGCGGCTGtaacctgtcagagagaagctgtgaagctctggcctcagttctcagctcccagtcctccagcctgagagagctggacctgagtaacaACGACCTCCTAGACTCAGGGGTGAAGCTGCTCTCTGATGGACTTGGGAGTCCAGGGTGTAGACTGGAAAGTCTCAG cctgTCAGGCTGTCAGGTCACAGAGGAAGGCTGTGCCTCTCTGGCCTCAGCCCTGAGGTCCAACCCTtcccatctgagagagctggacctgagctacaaccatCCAGGggactcaggagtgaagctTCTGTTTGCTGGACCAGAGGATCCACACTGGAGACTGGACACTCTCAG GGTGGAACAGTGTGGAGAGAAGAGGATGAAGCCTGGTGTGAGGAAGT GGGCCTGTGAACCTGaagtggacacaaacacagtgaacacaaaCCTCAGACTGTCagacaacaacaggaaggtgacaCAGGTGAAAGAGCAGCAGCCGTATCCTGATCATCCCGACAGGTTTGACTACTACCCTCAGATGCTGGGTCGAGATGGTCTGACTGGTCGCTGCTACTGGGAGGTGAAGTGGGGTGGGAGGGTCCATCTATCAGTGGCCTACAGAGGCATCAGCAGGAGAGGAAAGTGTCTTGACTGCCTGTTTGGATTTAATGATCACTCCTGGAGTCTGATTTGCTCTGATGGGGGTTACTCTGTCTGTCACAACAACTGGAGGAAAGCGCTTTATCACTTCCCCTCGTCTAACAGGGCAGCAGTGTACCTGGACTGGGCTGCTGGGactctgtccttctacagagtctcctctgacacactgaccCACCTCCACACCTTCAGCACCACGTTCACTGAGCCTCTGTATCCTGGGTTTGGGTTTAGATCCTCTGgttcctcagtgtctctgtgttcaCCATAG
- the LOC113140192 gene encoding NACHT, LRR and PYD domains-containing protein 3-like isoform X1 — protein MTPEELLNTLEDLGDEEFTKFKWFLQQPDSLRGFPGMKKGRVQTTTRWDTVTLMVQTYRLPGALEVTRKVLEKINRNDLVQSLTASSSGPKVVVSDGGETSENRGPSICLTQALLPHTEDVLVPVPEPQPITYYQHVLRSNFQDKFMCAQEGWAEDKQRLADIYTELYITAGNDVHINAQHEVRHIEMAATQTDTEKPLKPSDMFKHHSGEYRPIKTVLTNGIAGIGKTLLVQKFVLDWAEERTNQDVHLIFPFSFRQLNPVRGQRFSLAELIHECIPETVDIKEEALNYIFTALQSSGNTNYDKSRFKLLFVFDGLDESRLHLDLHGDDIGSIDATTSTTVDLLLRKLINRKLLRSARIWITTRPAAANQIPREFVDSMTEVRGFSDPQKDEYFRKRFRGEEQASRALSHIRSSRSLHIMCHIPVFCWITATVLQDLLGTRERGELPNTLTEMYTEFLVFQIGRTKEKYGPEKCVQYIKSLAKLAFRQLEKGNLIFYEKDLKESGVDFSEASVFSGVFTEIFKEERGKKNKDKIFSFVHLSVQEFLAAFYVRMSLINSNKNVLPQPRLSLQNLQQLFIKTSTAKTHRMAIDKALQSPNGHLDLFLRFLLGLSLQTNQDKLQDLLKKTDSSSQTNEKTVQYIKKKISENLSSERSINLFHCLNELKDRSLVEEIQHFLTSGSLSTTDLSPAQWSALAFILLSSGKDLDVFDLNKYSASSEEALLRLLPVVKASHKAVLSGCNLSERSCEALASVLSSQSSSLRELDLSNNDLLDSGVKLLSDGLGSPGCRLESLSLSGCQVTEEGCASLASALRSNPSHLRELDLSYNHPGDSGVKLLFAGPEDPHWRLDTLRVEQCGEKRMKPGVRKWACEPEVDTNTVNTNLRLSDNNRKVTQVKEQQPYPDHPDRFDYYPQMLGRDGLTGRCYWEVKWGGRVHLSVAYRGISRRGKCLDCLFGFNDHSWSLICSDGGYSVCHNNWRKALYHFPSSNRAAVYLDWAAGTLSFYRVSSDTLTHLHTFSTTFTEPLYPGFGFRSSGSSVSLCSP, from the exons ATGACACCAGAGGAGCTCCTGAATACTCTGGAAGATTTGGGAGATGAGGAATTCACCAAATTCAAGTGGTTCCTGCAGCAGCCCGACAGCCTCCGAGGCTTCCCCGGCATGAAGAAGGGCCGAGTGCAGACCACAACGCGGTGGGACACGGTGACTCTGATGGTGCAGACATACAGACTTCCTGGAGCCCTGGAGGTGACCAGGAAGGTTTTAGAGAAGATCAACAGGAACGACCTGGTGCAGAGTTTGACAGCCAGCAGCTCAGGACCAAAAG tggtTGTCAGTGATGGTGGGGAGACTTCAGAGAACAGAGGACCTTCCATCTGTCTCACTCAGGCTCTTCTTCCTCACACTGAAG ATGTGCTGGTTCCGGTCCCAGAGCCACAGCCCATCACATATTACCAGCACGTGCTTCGATCAAACTTCCAGGACAAGTTTATGTGTGCACAAGAAGGCTGGGCAGAAGATAAACAGCGTCTGGCTGATATCTACACAGAGCTGTACATCACAGCCGGGAACGACGTCCACATCAACGCTCAGCATGAGGTCCGACACATCGAAATGGCAGCGACGCAGACGGACACAGAGAAACCGCTGAAACCCAGCGACATGTTCAAACACCATTCTGGAGAATACAGGcccataaaaacagtgctgaccaatGGGATCGCTGGAATTGGAAAAACACTCCTTGTGCAGAAGTTTGTgttggactgggctgaagaACGAACCAATCAGGATGTGCATCTCATTTTCCCCTTCAGCTTCCGTCAGCTGAACCCAGTGAGGGGACAGAGGTTTAGTTTGGCCGAGCTGATTCATGAATGTATCCCAGAAACTGTGGACATCAAGGAGGAGGCTCTGAACTACATCTTTACAGCGCTACAGTCATCAGGAAACACCAACTATGACAAGAGCAGATTCAAGCTTCTGTTTGTCTTTGACGGACTGGACGAGAGCCGCCTGCACCTGGACCTTCACGGCGATGACATTGGCTCTATTGATGCAACGACGTCAACTACAGTCGATCTTCTGCTGAGGAAGCTCATCAATAGGAAACTGCTGCGCTCTGCTCGCATCTGGATAACCACACGACCcgcagcagccaatcagatccctCGGGAGTTTGTGGACAGCATGACCGAGGTCAGAGGGTTCAGCGACCCGCAGAAGGAcgagtacttcaggaagaggttcagAGGTGAGGAGCAGGCCAGCAGGGCCCTCTCCCACATCAGGAgctcacgaagcctccacatcatgtgccacatcccggtcttctgctggatcactgctacagttctgcAGGATCTGTTGGGAACCAGAGAGCGAGGAGAGCTGCCCAACACTCTGACTGAGATGTACACCGAGTTCCTGGTGTTTCAGATCGGTCGGACCAAAGAGAAGTACGGTCCAGAAAAGTGCGTTCAGTACATTAAGTCGTTGGCAAAACTGGCTTTTCGGCAGCTGGAAAAGGGAAACCTGATCTTCTACGAGAAAGATCTGAAAGAAAGCGGAGTTGATTTCAGTGAAGCCTCAGTGTTCTCAGGAGTGTTCACCGAGATCTTTAAAGAAGAGcgtggaaagaaaaacaaagacaagataTTCAGCTTTGTGCATCTGAgcgttcaggagtttctggctgcttTTTATGTGAGAATGTCACTgatcaacagcaacaaaaatgtgCTGCCTCAGCCACGACTGTCACTGCAGAACCTACAACAGCTTTTCATCAAAACCTCCACAGCAAAGACCCACAGAATGGCCATTGACAAGGCTTTGCAGAGTCCAAACGGACACTTGGACCTGTTCCTTCGCTTCCTCCTGGGTCTTTCTCTGCAGACCAATCAGGACAAACTACAGGACCTGCTAAAGAAGACAGACAGTAGCTCACAGACCAATGAGAAAACAGTCCAATACATCAAGAAAAAGATCAGCGAGAATCTGTCTTCAGAGAGAAGCATCAACCTGTTCCActgtctgaatgaactgaaggatCGTTCTCTAGTGGAGGAGATCCAGCACTTCCTGACATCAGGAAGTCTCTCCACAACGGATCTGTCTCCTGCTCAGTGGTCAGCTCTGGCCTTCATCCTACTGTCATCGGGAAAAGACCTGGACGTGTTTGACCTGAACAAATACTCAGCCTCTTCAGAGGAGGCtcttctgaggctgctgccagtggTCAAAGCCTCCCACAAAGCTGT GCTGAGCGGCTGtaacctgtcagagagaagctgtgaagctctggcctcagttctcagctcccagtcctccagcctgagagagctggacctgagtaacaACGACCTCCTAGACTCAGGGGTGAAGCTGCTCTCTGATGGACTTGGGAGTCCAGGGTGTAGACTGGAAAGTCTCAG cctgTCAGGCTGTCAGGTCACAGAGGAAGGCTGTGCCTCTCTGGCCTCAGCCCTGAGGTCCAACCCTtcccatctgagagagctggacctgagctacaaccatCCAGGggactcaggagtgaagctTCTGTTTGCTGGACCAGAGGATCCACACTGGAGACTGGACACTCTCAG GGTGGAACAGTGTGGAGAGAAGAGGATGAAGCCTGGTGTGAGGAAGT GGGCCTGTGAACCTGaagtggacacaaacacagtgaacacaaaCCTCAGACTGTCagacaacaacaggaaggtgacaCAGGTGAAAGAGCAGCAGCCGTATCCTGATCATCCCGACAGGTTTGACTACTACCCTCAGATGCTGGGTCGAGATGGTCTGACTGGTCGCTGCTACTGGGAGGTGAAGTGGGGTGGGAGGGTCCATCTATCAGTGGCCTACAGAGGCATCAGCAGGAGAGGAAAGTGTCTTGACTGCCTGTTTGGATTTAATGATCACTCCTGGAGTCTGATTTGCTCTGATGGGGGTTACTCTGTCTGTCACAACAACTGGAGGAAAGCGCTTTATCACTTCCCCTCGTCTAACAGGGCAGCAGTGTACCTGGACTGGGCTGCTGGGactctgtccttctacagagtctcctctgacacactgaccCACCTCCACACCTTCAGCACCACGTTCACTGAGCCTCTGTATCCTGGGTTTGGGTTTAGATCCTCTGgttcctcagtgtctctgtgttcaCCATAG
- the LOC113140192 gene encoding NACHT, LRR and PYD domains-containing protein 3-like isoform X3 codes for MVGRLQRTEDLPSVSLRLFFLTLKVKLLSDVLVPVPEPQPITYYQHVLRSNFQDKFMCAQEGWAEDKQRLADIYTELYITAGNDVHINAQHEVRHIEMAATQTDTEKPLKPSDMFKHHSGEYRPIKTVLTNGIAGIGKTLLVQKFVLDWAEERTNQDVHLIFPFSFRQLNPVRGQRFSLAELIHECIPETVDIKEEALNYIFTALQSSGNTNYDKSRFKLLFVFDGLDESRLHLDLHGDDIGSIDATTSTTVDLLLRKLINRKLLRSARIWITTRPAAANQIPREFVDSMTEVRGFSDPQKDEYFRKRFRGEEQASRALSHIRSSRSLHIMCHIPVFCWITATVLQDLLGTRERGELPNTLTEMYTEFLVFQIGRTKEKYGPEKCVQYIKSLAKLAFRQLEKGNLIFYEKDLKESGVDFSEASVFSGVFTEIFKEERGKKNKDKIFSFVHLSVQEFLAAFYVRMSLINSNKNVLPQPRLSLQNLQQLFIKTSTAKTHRMAIDKALQSPNGHLDLFLRFLLGLSLQTNQDKLQDLLKKTDSSSQTNEKTVQYIKKKISENLSSERSINLFHCLNELKDRSLVEEIQHFLTSGSLSTTDLSPAQWSALAFILLSSGKDLDVFDLNKYSASSEEALLRLLPVVKASHKAVLSGCNLSERSCEALASVLSSQSSSLRELDLSNNDLLDSGVKLLSDGLGSPGCRLESLSLSGCQVTEEGCASLASALRSNPSHLRELDLSYNHPGDSGVKLLFAGPEDPHWRLDTLRVEQCGEKRMKPGVRKWACEPEVDTNTVNTNLRLSDNNRKVTQVKEQQPYPDHPDRFDYYPQMLGRDGLTGRCYWEVKWGGRVHLSVAYRGISRRGKCLDCLFGFNDHSWSLICSDGGYSVCHNNWRKALYHFPSSNRAAVYLDWAAGTLSFYRVSSDTLTHLHTFSTTFTEPLYPGFGFRSSGSSVSLCSP; via the exons ATGGTGGGGAGACTTCAGAGAACAGAGGACCTTCCATCTGTCTCACTCAGGCTCTTCTTCCTCACACTGAAGGTAAAGCTGCTCTCTG ATGTGCTGGTTCCGGTCCCAGAGCCACAGCCCATCACATATTACCAGCACGTGCTTCGATCAAACTTCCAGGACAAGTTTATGTGTGCACAAGAAGGCTGGGCAGAAGATAAACAGCGTCTGGCTGATATCTACACAGAGCTGTACATCACAGCCGGGAACGACGTCCACATCAACGCTCAGCATGAGGTCCGACACATCGAAATGGCAGCGACGCAGACGGACACAGAGAAACCGCTGAAACCCAGCGACATGTTCAAACACCATTCTGGAGAATACAGGcccataaaaacagtgctgaccaatGGGATCGCTGGAATTGGAAAAACACTCCTTGTGCAGAAGTTTGTgttggactgggctgaagaACGAACCAATCAGGATGTGCATCTCATTTTCCCCTTCAGCTTCCGTCAGCTGAACCCAGTGAGGGGACAGAGGTTTAGTTTGGCCGAGCTGATTCATGAATGTATCCCAGAAACTGTGGACATCAAGGAGGAGGCTCTGAACTACATCTTTACAGCGCTACAGTCATCAGGAAACACCAACTATGACAAGAGCAGATTCAAGCTTCTGTTTGTCTTTGACGGACTGGACGAGAGCCGCCTGCACCTGGACCTTCACGGCGATGACATTGGCTCTATTGATGCAACGACGTCAACTACAGTCGATCTTCTGCTGAGGAAGCTCATCAATAGGAAACTGCTGCGCTCTGCTCGCATCTGGATAACCACACGACCcgcagcagccaatcagatccctCGGGAGTTTGTGGACAGCATGACCGAGGTCAGAGGGTTCAGCGACCCGCAGAAGGAcgagtacttcaggaagaggttcagAGGTGAGGAGCAGGCCAGCAGGGCCCTCTCCCACATCAGGAgctcacgaagcctccacatcatgtgccacatcccggtcttctgctggatcactgctacagttctgcAGGATCTGTTGGGAACCAGAGAGCGAGGAGAGCTGCCCAACACTCTGACTGAGATGTACACCGAGTTCCTGGTGTTTCAGATCGGTCGGACCAAAGAGAAGTACGGTCCAGAAAAGTGCGTTCAGTACATTAAGTCGTTGGCAAAACTGGCTTTTCGGCAGCTGGAAAAGGGAAACCTGATCTTCTACGAGAAAGATCTGAAAGAAAGCGGAGTTGATTTCAGTGAAGCCTCAGTGTTCTCAGGAGTGTTCACCGAGATCTTTAAAGAAGAGcgtggaaagaaaaacaaagacaagataTTCAGCTTTGTGCATCTGAgcgttcaggagtttctggctgcttTTTATGTGAGAATGTCACTgatcaacagcaacaaaaatgtgCTGCCTCAGCCACGACTGTCACTGCAGAACCTACAACAGCTTTTCATCAAAACCTCCACAGCAAAGACCCACAGAATGGCCATTGACAAGGCTTTGCAGAGTCCAAACGGACACTTGGACCTGTTCCTTCGCTTCCTCCTGGGTCTTTCTCTGCAGACCAATCAGGACAAACTACAGGACCTGCTAAAGAAGACAGACAGTAGCTCACAGACCAATGAGAAAACAGTCCAATACATCAAGAAAAAGATCAGCGAGAATCTGTCTTCAGAGAGAAGCATCAACCTGTTCCActgtctgaatgaactgaaggatCGTTCTCTAGTGGAGGAGATCCAGCACTTCCTGACATCAGGAAGTCTCTCCACAACGGATCTGTCTCCTGCTCAGTGGTCAGCTCTGGCCTTCATCCTACTGTCATCGGGAAAAGACCTGGACGTGTTTGACCTGAACAAATACTCAGCCTCTTCAGAGGAGGCtcttctgaggctgctgccagtggTCAAAGCCTCCCACAAAGCTGT GCTGAGCGGCTGtaacctgtcagagagaagctgtgaagctctggcctcagttctcagctcccagtcctccagcctgagagagctggacctgagtaacaACGACCTCCTAGACTCAGGGGTGAAGCTGCTCTCTGATGGACTTGGGAGTCCAGGGTGTAGACTGGAAAGTCTCAG cctgTCAGGCTGTCAGGTCACAGAGGAAGGCTGTGCCTCTCTGGCCTCAGCCCTGAGGTCCAACCCTtcccatctgagagagctggacctgagctacaaccatCCAGGggactcaggagtgaagctTCTGTTTGCTGGACCAGAGGATCCACACTGGAGACTGGACACTCTCAG GGTGGAACAGTGTGGAGAGAAGAGGATGAAGCCTGGTGTGAGGAAGT GGGCCTGTGAACCTGaagtggacacaaacacagtgaacacaaaCCTCAGACTGTCagacaacaacaggaaggtgacaCAGGTGAAAGAGCAGCAGCCGTATCCTGATCATCCCGACAGGTTTGACTACTACCCTCAGATGCTGGGTCGAGATGGTCTGACTGGTCGCTGCTACTGGGAGGTGAAGTGGGGTGGGAGGGTCCATCTATCAGTGGCCTACAGAGGCATCAGCAGGAGAGGAAAGTGTCTTGACTGCCTGTTTGGATTTAATGATCACTCCTGGAGTCTGATTTGCTCTGATGGGGGTTACTCTGTCTGTCACAACAACTGGAGGAAAGCGCTTTATCACTTCCCCTCGTCTAACAGGGCAGCAGTGTACCTGGACTGGGCTGCTGGGactctgtccttctacagagtctcctctgacacactgaccCACCTCCACACCTTCAGCACCACGTTCACTGAGCCTCTGTATCCTGGGTTTGGGTTTAGATCCTCTGgttcctcagtgtctctgtgttcaCCATAG